A stretch of DNA from Tautonia rosea:
GTGTCGGCCGAGCGGGGCGACCTGCAACGGCAGGCCGAGCGATTGCGGACGGGCCTGGCACGCAATGCGCTGGCCCGGAGTCGGGAGTATGCGGCGGTTCTCCACCCCTCGGATCGGCTCCGATCGGCCTTGAAAGGGGCCTCTCGGGTGGCTTCGACGTAAGGTCCGGCAGAATTGCCGGAAATTTTCGCCGCTCGCCCGAGGCGGAGGGCCGGTTGGTCCCCTACAATAGGGCATTCGGTCGTGCCGCGGCCTGCCGGATGATCGGCTCGGGCCGCGGGTCCGGACTGTTCAGCCCGAGCCGCCGCGAGCCGGCGGCCTTCTGGTGCGTTCGCTGATGAAAGAGTCCCCGTCCAGCTCGCGATTGCCCGTCCGTCGCGGCCCCGTGGAATTCTGCCAGGGGAGCGAGGCCGATCACGAGGCCATCTATCAAACCCTGTTGCATGTCTTTCACGGGCCGGACCGCGAGGCGTTCCTCGGCTCGCTCAGCGATCCGTCTTACAAGCCCGAGCAGCGCTTGCTGGCTCGGGTGGATGGGAAGGTGGCGAGTCATGCGCACCTGACCGAGCGGATTGTCCGCTACGGATCGGTCGCGCTGGCCATGAATGGCGTGATGTGGGTCGGCACCTTGCCGGAATACCGGGGGCAGGGCTACGCCCAGGAACTGCTCCGGCTGGCCGATACCCGCGCCAAAGCCTCGGGGGCGGTCTTGATGGCCCTGACGACGGCGATGCCCCGCTTCTACCGGCCGATCGGCTGGGGACTGTGCGGTAAGCAGACCCTGGCCAAGGCCCCCAGCCGGACCTTGCCGATCGGCGGGGACGCCGCGGCCGAAGGCCAGCCTGGTCCGTGGCACGTCCGGCCCTGGAGGCAGGTCGAGCTGGGGGACCTGATGGAGCTTTACGACCGCAACTACGGCCAGACGACGGGCTCGATCGTCCGGACCGAGGAATACTGGCGCTGGATCATCGGCCGAAAGTACGCCCATGTGATCTGGGTGGCCTGCCTCGGCGAGAAGGTTCACGGCTACGCCTTTGTAAAGGATCACAAGATTCTGGAGCTGGCCGTCGATCCCGATCGGCCGGAGGCGCTTCCGGCCTTGCTTGGGCGGGTTCGATCGGAGGCCCTGGAACGGGCCTATCCGGAGGTGGTGGTGCATGCGCCGCTGAACCATCCGGTCATCAGCACCTTCCGCCAGATCAAGGGGACGATCCTTGATGTGGACGAGCTGGAAGGGAACGCCTCGATGTACCACATTCCCGATCCCGAGCGCTTTCTGAGGACGATCTTGCCCGAACTGTCGAAGCGGGTGGCCGCCTCGAACGCCTCGCCGGTCGAGCTGGGCCTGACGGTCGACGACCGCCGCTACCTGCTGCACATTGAGCCGGCCAAATCGCGCACCTCAATCGATCCCGACCGCCTCGGCCGCCGCCACCTGACCCTGACCGGCGACGCCTTCGTGCGGCTGGTCATGGGCCACACCGATCCCGACAGCTTGCTCGCCGAAGACCCCGG
This window harbors:
- a CDS encoding GNAT family N-acetyltransferase; the encoded protein is MKESPSSSRLPVRRGPVEFCQGSEADHEAIYQTLLHVFHGPDREAFLGSLSDPSYKPEQRLLARVDGKVASHAHLTERIVRYGSVALAMNGVMWVGTLPEYRGQGYAQELLRLADTRAKASGAVLMALTTAMPRFYRPIGWGLCGKQTLAKAPSRTLPIGGDAAAEGQPGPWHVRPWRQVELGDLMELYDRNYGQTTGSIVRTEEYWRWIIGRKYAHVIWVACLGEKVHGYAFVKDHKILELAVDPDRPEALPALLGRVRSEALERAYPEVVVHAPLNHPVISTFRQIKGTILDVDELEGNASMYHIPDPERFLRTILPELSKRVAASNASPVELGLTVDDRRYLLHIEPAKSRTSIDPDRLGRRHLTLTGDAFVRLVMGHTDPDSLLAEDPGMQASTATALDSARILFPRQPIWRSPLDAASA